GAGATGAGGTTCGATCCTCTTGGCCGTCGATTCCGAGGGTGGCTTTGCCGCTCATCCCGGGTGTCAACATCGTCTGCGTCTAGCAGCGGGGACGTGTTGGGGGGGCGGGTGGAAGCTCTCAAGGACGAGCCGCCGACTGGAGCATTCCCGCCCCAGTACATCTCACTAAAGGACGGGATTTCGGGCTCGGGCACAGGAGGAACGGACCCGCGCGGGACACCAGAGGCAAAGTCATACGCAGCTTGCGGCGGTAGCTGGTACGTTGGCCGCACACTGAAGATGTTGTCTGCCCCCAAGAGAAGTGGTCCGGCAAAGCGAGAAGGTGGAACGATCCCATCGGGATTTGGCCCACCAGGTGCGTTCTCGAAAGCCCGCCGTACTTTCGGACTATCCAAGGTGAGTGCCTGCCGCTGAGGTCGTAGTGGAAGCAGACCATAATCACGACCGTTCCacaggggaggagggcgaCGGACATGAGGCACTTCGGTAGATGGCAGCTCCGGATAAGTGACAGTACGCGCTTGCCGTGGTTGTGAGTGATACCCGTGTTCGTTCCATGCAGGCGAAGGCTGACGGTCATGAGGCCATTGAGTCGATGGTAGCTCTTGGTCATTGACAGCCTGGGCATGGTCTTGACGTTGTTGACCTTCAATTCCATTCCATACAGAAGGCTCCTGCCGCTCGGGAAGAGGGTGATAGACATGAGGCAATTCAGAAGGTCGTGACTCCCGGGGACTCAGAAGCTGAGCATGTCTTTGACTTTGTCGGTTCCTATTCTCGTTCAATGCAACTGGCTCAGGCCACTCAGGAGGACCGTTCAGCCAAGGGGAAGACCGGTGGTCTGTACGAGGCAGTGCAGCAGGTAGTGACTCCTGACGACCGAAAGCCTGAAAATGTGTTTGGTGTTGTCGGCCCTCATGCTCGTTCCATCCAGCTGGTTCATACCATTCAGAAGGTCCACGCCATTCGGGAGGCCCATTCAGCCCTGGAGGAGGGTGGCGGAGGTGATGGACATGAGACAATTCAGCAGGTGGTAACTTCTCGTGATCGAAAGTATGGACGTGCATTTGACGTTGATGGTTGCCATGCTCATCCCATGCAGCTGGCCTCTGCCATTCAGTGGGCTCATTCCATCTTTGAGGAGGGTGGTGATCGTGATACCATCCAGTAGTCAGGAAGTCCTCATGGGCCCTGTGGCCCTCACGAGAAGGCTTTTGAACACGAGGAAACTCGGCAGGTGGCAGTTCCTGATGATTGAAAGCCTGAACATGTCTCTGGGGTTGTTGATTCTCAACCTCGTTCCATGCAGCTGTTCCATGCCGCTTGGTTGGAGGATGGTGGGCTTGAGACAATTCGGCAGCCAGAAGCTCCTCATGGTTGAGAGCCTGAATGTGTCTTTGGCGTCGTTGATCCCCATGCCCACTCCGTGCAGCTGATTCATGCCGTCCAGGAGGTCCATGAAGATCAGGATTATGACGCAATACAGCATGTGGGAAGTCCTGGGGATTCAAAGCCCTATCAAGCCTTTGGTGTTGTctgttttgattttctgcCAGCCCAGGAGGAAGGTGATGTGGGTAAGGCGATTCATCAGGTGGAAGGTTCTCGTGACCGAAGGCCTGAGCACGCGTTTGGCGTTGTTGATGCTCATATCCATTCAACCTAGAAGGGTAATGGTGGGCATCGCCTAAATGAACAGGTGGTAGATCCATTTGAAGAAAAGCCTGAGGAAAGTCCCGATGCTGTAAAATCTCGTTTCCAATGAGCTCAGGTGGAGGTTGGTGGCCAAGAGATGACTGGGCAGCCAGGAGCTCCGGATGGTTAATGGTCTGAGCCTGCTCGACGCGTTGGCGATAATGATTGTTGCCCTGCGGGGTCTGAGAATTGTCGGACATTGTTGTTTCATATCGAAGTGATTCAGGAAAGTAACTCCCATTAAAAGGCAGTGGGTACTGAGGATGGGCAGAGTTGTTTATCAGTGTGTTGAAAGTATTGCGAGCTGCCGTTGCAATATGAGGTGGCTCAGGAAGGTAGATTCTGTTGACAGACACTGTAGGTGGCAGATGACTTTGATTGTTTGCTAGGAGACTTGCTGCCACATGATGTGGCAGCCCTAAAGGGAACATCTCATTGGCACGCGCTGGGTCTTGACGATGACCATGTCGATTTGCCTGGGCATAAACACCATTTTGAGCCGCCATTGTAGCACGCAAATCATTTCTGTTGGCGCGCACTGGGTTTTGGCCGTGACCACGACGATTTACCTCGGCATTGTTTGGTCTGGAATGATCTTTTCGGGCATAATTCACTCGGCCTCGATTTTTTCGGGCACGATTTGTCTGTGCGTGATTTTTCTGGACATTGGGACTGGATGAAGCTGCTGTTGCAGGACGCAGCGGCAATGCGAGATTAAGTCTATTGGGACGCCCTGCATGCTGATGAGGACCATGCTCATTTGACTGGGCGTGGTTGAAACTCGTTGCTACACCACGCGGCGCTTCATTAACAGGCGCTGAGTGTTGGCGGTGGGTATGACCAATTGCCTGGGAATAGTCCGGAGTTGCTTCTGCGTCACCCAGCAGCTGAGATGACTCGGTTTTATTGGCAAGCGACGAACTTCGACGCTTACCATGAGCGTTTCTCTGAGCATGAGAACTGTTTGAAGTCACTGATGACGAACTAGGAAGCGCGGGAAAATTGATTTCATCGACAAGCCCTGGGTACTGGACATTGTCACGGCTGTTCGCTTGGCGAGCAATGGGCCGGCTGTTAGTAGCACGAGCAGGTAGCAAGGTAGGCTGGTTGTTGTCTTGGGTGCGGAGAGGCTTTTGACGATCGTCAATATGCTGGAAACATCGTTGTCCAGTCCGTAGAAGATTGCGTTGACGAAGATTGACTGGTGGACGCCGTGGTTGGACCCGAGTTTTGAGCTTATCATCGAAACTCCCCTTGCCATACTCGCCTGATGCAATGCCATTATGGACTTCAATTGCTCCGGCGGACCGTGTTTTTCGGAAAGACTTCCTCGGTTCGGACGTGGAACTGTGAGCACGTCCACTAAAGCGCTGGTGCTGCTCGGGATCGATCAATCTCAATCCAGAATCAGAGACAAGCTCGGGGCGATTCTCATTGTGCAGCTGTTGCTGTGCCTGGACACCATCAGAGCGAGGAGGGACACTAGCATTTTTCTGCGCATTTTGTCGTGCGTCTTGTGGTGGATCTTGACGAGGAGACGTTCTAAAAACATTAGTCAATTGTCCATGAGCCCGACCTCGAGGATTATCAATCAACAGATGCATTCAATGAGACGACCTTCCATGGAACGAAGTCATTTTTgatcatcatctttgagTAATATATTGGGCTGGGGAGATTATAAAATACGCGAAGGCTTAGGGCATGCCCGAGGCTGCACTTACCGGAGACTATCCTCATAGTGTCGTGAGGGAGAGACTGATCGAACATTGGAATGTTCGGAAACCGAGAAGCTAGTGGACAacgatggagaagaactcTCATGACGGCGAATGTGGTCAATCATGCTGGTGAGACTAAGAGAGTAAAGTGATGAGTCTTTGAACCAGTGTAGCTGTAGAAGAGCTTTGTTTATTGGAAAGGGAAGGTGtagaagagagaagaagtcgGAACAGAGCTTACTTAGACTCGGAGTTCAATATTTCTTTGAGTGAGAAGGAATGGTTGGATGGTGAGAGCAATTCGAAGAGATGATTTGAGCCAAAGGATGGGCTGATACGACCAGATGGATGATGGGAAcaaatggatgatgggaaCAAATATCCTTGAGAACTTGTAATCCTGCAGGTGCAAGGATAACTGAGAACCAGTCAGATTGATAGAATGGTTAGAGAAACTGCGATAGGGAAGATGGTTCAGAGGGGAGGATTTCAAAGAAAGCAAGAGATGTGTGGTTTCAGAAGGACTGTTTATATTCGAGTTGCAGGTTCTGTCAAAGGCAACGGTACGTGAATCAACGATCAGATTTGAGTATAAAACGTCAACAACACAGCGCTCAAGCAAAGCTATGTTGGATCACTCGAGCAAGACAGCACGACTAATCGATTGCTTGTCACGGCGACATCATCTAGCAATCGCAAGGCTCAGTGAACTGGGAATCAGGCAGCGGCCAAGGTGGACGGAACCTCGGTCCATAAAATGACGTTTTATCTATCTGAATGGCCAGAGTTTCAGACAGTGCCAAATTCACTCCGGCCAGTGCACCTTTTCAAACGTCTCGATGGTTGATGCATTGAGTATGATGTCCCATGCCGGAATGGTCTGTGTCCTCGAGATTTCTGCAATCTTCCGCCCAGATGAAGGCCGCTTGAAGCTGGACAGAGTGCAAACTCAAGCTTTAATCAAACTCTGCAGAATTTAGTTCAACATGAGAAAGGCAACGTTCATCACATTCACAGACTTCGGGTGGGCCGGAGCGAAAGCATTCCTGACGCCATAGGTATTGCTGATCGCTCTTGCGAGTGGAATTCTACTAACATGGTCAGTGATTGTCTCACACGATTTCGTCTTTTTATGAATGTTTCCTTTGAAAGCTCTCACGAATTTTCCATTAACGACGGGCTGTTAGTCTCCGGTAAAGATCGCCGAGAAGACTGCCGATACTGCCCTGATGAGTGAACATTCCTATCATCAAAGAAAACCTCACTGAGATGAGCAGAAAAATAGCATATGCTGACTGCATTATCGTTTCAAAAACAGGAAAATCTTTACGCGATACAGGACGAAGAGAGGTATTCGAGCCCTGCCGTGCGTTTCTAGTTCTGAGTGAGAAGATCGCTGTTCGGTTCAGGTCATCTTACATACTCGGTATGGCCCGTGCCAAGCCATTCCCGAACAGGCGAAAAGCTGGAGGCTTATCGGCACCGCGATAACGATAACACTCTTCCGCGTGAGCTTAATTTTGACGACAGTCCAAGACGATCAACCACATTGTGGGGGAGCCGAGGCAAAGATGGCTTCGCTCAACGGATCCGGTGTTTTGAACCAAGTCAGCTCTACTCATATTGCCTCTGGGCATGTCAAATACTGACAGAGCTTTTAGATCATCATATCCCCGTCGGACACCGATTATCTGGACCAGCTTATCCCGTCGATTCGTGAGCATAGCATTGGCAACCGAACTCCGCAGCTACTCCAATCCCTTGCGCGATTTGCAAGTGACAAGGAGGCCGAGATCGAAAGCATATGTAATACCAATCACCAGGATTTCGTCTCCTCGGTCaattctcttcttcggatCCGCGAGGGAACTGTTTCCCTCACAACCGAGATTCTTGACCTCAACCAGTCAATTCAGACCAGTACAGAACGTCTTGCCGAACAGAAGAAGGCACTTGTGGAGTCGCGGAGTCATCGGCAGAATATTGATGAAACCTCACGAGCAATCCGAGACTGTCTTGAAGTCCTGCGCTTGGCCAACCAAGTCCATGATTTgctggccaagaagaatCACTATGCGGCCCTGCGCGCGTTGGAAGAGCTACAGAATGTTCATTTGAAGGGCGTGACACAATACAAGATTGCAGAAATGATTCAACGATCGGTACCGGCAACACAACGGGCGATTGCAGAGGCTGTCATGTCCGACTTGAACACGTGGCTGTACCGCATTCGAGAGATGTCACCATTCTTGGGCGAGCTGGCGCTGTTCCATACGGATCAACGCAAGTCGAGGCTCAAAGAACGCGCGGACAAAATCCCGTTCTTGGAGAATTTCAGCTTGAACTCTGCCATCGAGTTGGTGGCAGATGAAGGCGAAGAGTATGATCTGTTGCAAAACGAAGACCTGCAAGTGCCATTTGCGCCCCTTTTTGAGTGTTTGCACATCCATCAATCCCTGGGGCAAATGGACAAATTTAGAATCGAGTACGCGAATACACGGCGTCGACAAAAAGACCTGTTACTCCCCGCTTCCGTGACCCTCGTAGACGAAGATGGCGCGAGTCTCCATAACttgctggaggagatggctGGGTTTGCCATCGTCGAGCGGGCGACGATGAAGAGGGTTCCAGACTTGAGATCTCCGGTTGAGGTATGCAGTTGGCCAACTCTGGTGTCTTTCTGGTGTCTTCCACAGGTTACGTGTGCAAAATCGGGTAGGCTTAGGTTGCTGACAAGCGTGATAGATCGACGAACTATGGGATTCATCATGCCAAGCTGCGGTTGGTGTCATCTCAAAGGCACTCCATGAAGTGGACAATGCAGAGAGTATTTTGAAGACGAAGAACCTGATCGCACTCTTTATGCAGACCATGAATGTATGAGATTTCCTCCCCAGTTCAGAACTGGCTCCCTTGAAGATGCTGACCTGGATCATCGCTACAGACCTGGGGGTTCTCTGTCCGTGTTTTTGACGATTTTCTACTAAAATTATTCAGCAAGTATGCTGAGCTTCTCAAGAAGCGATTCAGTGACGATTTCCAAGAGGTAAGCCTTCGAAAACCTCATTAACCATATTTTGTGGTCCTAACCAGTTCAAGATCGTCTCAACCGACGATTACATGCCAATGCCAATACAAACCCCAGAGGAATACGAAAAAGTACTCAACGTCAGCTGGTATATTCCTGAGAAGCCAAGGGAGGAACAATCGTACGCAACATCTCAGTCGAGTCTGGTTGTGGATTGAACTAACTTGGCCCAGATTTCCCTGCATTCTACCGTTCTCCAGGATGTATCCTTTATGCTGCATTGACATCCGTAATTTCCTCAACCAGTTCTACTTTTTCGCCAATGACGAATTCTCACATCCTAATGTCATTGATGAAACACTGAAAGATGTGAGCCAAGTCTGGATCCCCGGTTCGCAAAGGTGTCTTCCTAATGAATTTGAATAGGCGCTGGATGACCTTCTTTGTCGCAAAGTTTGTGACACTCTCGTCGAGCGTCTCTCCTCACAATATCTCGGACAAATTGTGCAAATCTTGATCAATCTCGAGCATTTCGAATCGGCATGCCACGAATTGGAGCTGCTCCTTGCGGCTGCAAGATCTCAGAACTCGACAAGTACCTCAATTGCCCTGCGAGCCACCGAAAAGTTCAAGAACAATAAGAAAGCCGCCGAAAAACGGATTTTCGAAGTGGTCAATTCCAAGATCGACGATCTTGTCGAAACCGCAGAATATGAATGGATGGCTCCTCATCCCCCCAGTGAACCCAGCAATTATATGCAAACCCTAACGCGTTTCTTATCGAACATCATGAACTCTACTTTACTGGGTTTGCCCACTGAAATCAAGGAGCTGATCTATTTCGACGCGCTGAGCCATGCCGCAAACATGATCTTGGTCAGACACCAATCCCTCGATGCCCTCTTTCAACTAAATCTTGTCtgactgttttttttctcaggCACAACCTCTGGCCCCAGAAGTCAAAACGATCAATCCTAATGGTGTAGCTGCCCTTGCCAAGGATGTCGAGTACCTGGCCCAATTTGTGGACAGTCTCAATGTACCAATTCTTCGTGAGAATCTGGACGAGCTTCAACAAACAGTCCAACTGATGCAGGCTGAGAACGCGGATGAGTTTTACGATATCTCCACCAGGAACAAGAAATACGGCCGAGTGGATGCCATGCAGGGCCCCATACTGCTTGAGAAGTACAATTGATCGCTCCTCTCACCCAAGCTGCCATAATGCTAACCTGTTTTTCTTAGGTTGACTCGAACGGTACAGGTACCAAGCAAGGTGGACAAATTTGTCAATTTGTCGTCGCGTTTCAAGAAGACCTGATCTGCTCGCTATGGTGAAATGTTGCCAAGAGAGACTTTCGCCGTAGAAATCCTGCGTTGCCCTATCCGATACCCAGttcaagtttttttttactttgaCATTCTAGGGCAAACAGTGACGAAATACCAGAAAATATGGCACTCTCATTTTCCCAGTTCAAGTATTGAATTCTCAGATCATTGAGAGTTGCCATTCTCAATTCAGAGCCTACAATGTTTCCATCATACCACATAATTTGAAACATCCAGTGGCATTAAACCCACCATCTTCATTAGATGGAAGGCGACTAATGGTAGATGAAAAGatcagaaaagatgaaaaaaaaatcaaaacaccAAGATAGAACCCCAATTGGTTCCAGGAAGCATACACGCCAGACACTTAAATCAATTTATTGCAAGATGCCATGATCCATGATCTTGGTATTCACATCTCACTTGGCTTGGTTAGCATTTGGCGTTGCGAATTGGGTATGAAGGGCAGTATGGTGGGTACGAACCTGCTGAGGTGGCATGTGAGGGTAGCCATACATCCCCTCAAACATTTGAGGCTGCGGCTGGCCATACGCGCCCGTGGGATCCTGCTGAACAGTGCCAGGGTACATTGCCTGTTGTTGACGATACTCCTGCTCCTGGGACATGCCATGCTGACCAAGGGAACCATAGTCCGCCGGGCCCATGTGCTGCGGGACGCTGTGCTGGGTAGGCGGCATTTGGCCAGGACCAGGGGCGGGACCAGCACCACCGGCGCCAGCCTGGCTCGATCGCTTTGCGTGGGAAGTGGCCTCTTCACGGGGAACAATGTCGATCAAGAAATCGAACATGTCTGACTTGGAGAGGGCTGCGGCAATGTCAGAACGCTGGAGAGTGCGTCGCTTGTTGTCCTCGGCATGGATCCATGCACGCATCGTCAACTCGGTAATGAAAATATCACAGCCTTTGGCGAACAGAATGGGCGCTTCGGCAGAAATCATCTTGACCTCGGGATCGGCCTTCATAACCTTCTTGATTCGCGCGAGGGGAAGCTGGTGGATCTTGTAATCGTGATTGTCGGTCTCCAGGTGATTGATGACGTGCTGCCAGTAGGTGGTGAGGATGTCACGGGCTGTGCCCTGCAGGCCTTGGTTCACCTGGACTTTTGTGTCAGTATGAATGGCGATCGGACCGATCACAATGCAAGAGACTGTAACTCACGTTCGCCCACGTGCCAGTGTAGAGCTCAGCGACGGGCGCATATCCTTGTGCGGAGAGCTAAACAGAACCAATGCCAAGTTAGTCGGCTTGAATCCAGACTGGTGTGAATCGAGAGCTGTGGGAGCTTGGTATTTGGGGGTCGGGACGAAAGCATACCGCAGCACTGGCGCCTATAATTCCGATCAGTCAGTGTCGGACGAAAAGGGGATTGCGATAGGCTCCGCAGTCATCTCGCCTATCTTCACAGGGAGATGCGCCCGATGCTCATCCACATCACTCAAGGATTTTCTACTTGGGGAGTTTCAATTACCGTAGTGTCCACCATTCCTCACATCATACACcggctgttgttgctgctgctgtctAGCTTGCTGCTGGGCATTCTGCGATGTCTGATCCATTGCTATGCAAATGTGATTTCTGTGAGAGGATGATAGAAGAAAATTGCAGTCAACTGGTCTCTTTCGGAGGTAGGCTTCGAGGATGCGACGCGCCGACTCTCGGGCGGTAGATCGTGACTGTAAGGTAATGCGCAAAGGCCTTTTAGGGGTATCAAAATGCAATCGCACGAGCAGACTATGTTCAGTGATCCCTGAAAGTCAATTTTTCCGTGGGGAAGGGTTCAGGAGCTCGTCGGAGCAGTTGCGGACGTGAAGATGTGAAGTGATGCGCTTGCGCAGCTGTCTGACGTTTTGGGATTCAGGTCCCCCCGCTCTTTCAGCTCCGCGCGTGTCGGCCTTTTGCTCGAGGCACTCGAGGCGATCGCTAAGAGTCAGAGGGATGATGCTGCTACACAACACTCAGCCTCTTATGACCTACACCATTACTGGAAATTAGGCTTAGAACTGGTTGAGTCTTTTTGCTGCTTTGGTTTTATTTTTGAGCCAATTCGCTTTCACAACTACACGAGTTggaacgaaaaaaaagagtcggCGACAGGCTTTCCTCCACGGCGTAATTTGGGTACTGCATCAAGTGTATAGTACAATACATTACAGTCAGCCCAAAGGTCACCTGACTTACAGGAGCACCGGCCACCCGTAAGATGTCCCTCATAAAAGTTTGTCCGCGCCGACAGAGCTGcactgaaaaaaaaatcctatAAAGCCTTCTACCTCATCGAATCACCAACAATCTCTGGTTTTCCCACCCTGACTCTGCAGGGATGAGTGATACCACAGTTATGGCATCCACTCCATCTCAGGAGGAGGTGGATCTGTCTGATGATCAGATTCAACAGCTTCTCCTCGAGGCTGAGAGCCGCCTGCGTGGCACAACCACACAGATCACTCCGGTCGATATCTCGTCCATCAAGTACGTCGCACTGTCTACCTTCCTCTGCCCTTTGAATGATGTGCTAATGCTTTGACAGAATTCCAAAGCTGGCTGTCAGCTCTGAATTGAAGCCTTACGTGCGCCCTGACGCGGAGAAGATTGCTACCGTTAATTCGGCCCAGCTTATCGATTCAAAGCAAAAGGAGTTGTCCAACATCCTCCGACCAGCTACTACCAAGCCCACCACCAAGAAGGTAAGAACAGCACCCCTCTattttttgatttccctcGCGGAAGATTTCTTGTTTGCTATGAGGAAAATTATCCCAACGCCTAAGCGCTTGATGCGGCGTCCTCAGTCCGTCTTGGGCTGTGCTGCACTAGTGAGAGCCATCTTTTTTCATAGTTACTCTGAGCATACACATTTCTTTACTGGAaatctcttttttcatgGATGACGGTATCAAGCTCATGGATCGCTGACTTGAGTCTACCCTTCAGGACAAGGCCACTGCCGGACCCGATTGGTTCAACTTGCCTAAGACCGAATTGACTCCAGAGCTCAAGAGAGATCTTCAGCTCATTCGGATGCGTTCAGTCTTGGACCCTAAGCGACATtacaaaaaggaaaacggcaaggccaagatcCCCGAGTTCTCTCAAGTCGGCACTATCGTGGAAGGTCCGACAGAATTCTTCAGCGGTCGTATCACCAAAAAAGATCGCAAGAAGAACTTTGTCGAGGAAGTCCTGGCTGTGGAGCGCCAGAATCGGCGCTTCGAGTCCAAGTACCGCGACATCCAAGCCCACAAGACCAGTGGCAAGAAGGCCTTTTACAAAGACTTGCAAGCGAAAAGAAACCGCAAGCTCAAATGAGAGCAGTTCTAAAACTCTCTATCATTATGCGTTGTTCACGTTGTTGCACTGGGGGTTATCCCTTCCAACTCCTGTACATGCGTATTGAGTCCTCTATGccggttttctttttttaaagTTGGGTGTCGATGATCGGGTGACCGTCTACGCTGTTCCGAAGACCTTCACCAGGCTTTGCAAAACCAGTTTCTGCCAAATGTCAGTTCGACGGCTTCCCTCATGTGTGGGGGTCTGGGGAGACTCACCTGCATGTCCAATGCCGCGTTGCGTCCCGCCTCCAACACTTCCTCGTGGCCAGCCTTGCCCTCTTCGATGAGCGCGTTGAGCTGATTGGCATCCTTGCCCTCGAGCAACTGCTCATCGCCACGAGTCACGGGTGCCAGGACCGCGTTGTTGGTGACCAGGCTGAATGCCAAGACTCGCAGCCCACAGTGACGTGCCACGACGATCTCAGGAACGGTAGACATACCGACCACGTCGGCGCCGAGCATACGCAGCATGCGGCTTTCGGCTCTGGTCTCGTACCTGTCTGACGGTTAGAAATGACCGTGTGCATCACATGTCTTGCCTGTTCCCAGGACGCAACTCACGTTGGTCCGCTGACGAAGGCATAGACACCTTCGTGCAGCTTTCTCGTACTCTCGGCCGGAATGATGTCCTTCCATGCTTGATGAACCTGACGACGAAGTTCCAGGTCATATGCATCGGAAAGGGGAGGGAATCGAACGCCAAATTGTTCATCGTTGGGTCCACGCAGCGGATGCACACCCGCCAGACCGGCCATGAAAATGTGCTGTTGGATCAGCCCGTTAGCTAAATACCATCATAGATAGCAATAGGGTTGTGGGGTAGGGTAGTTCTTGCATCGTTGAGCAGGACAATATCGCCCACGTTGTACTCCGAATTCAAGCCACCGGCCGCGTTGGTCACTGTCATTTCTCCCGTTAAaaccttttgtctttttgtaGATGGTGTCCATGCCGCGCATTCGGCAAcagttctcttttctttgtgACTTACACACAACTGTGTCAACCCCCAACTGCTTGAACACTCGAATGGGAAAGGTGACTTTATCCATCTCATGGCCCTCGTAGAAGCTGCACCGTCGTCAGTCCTCCGTCTGGTCTTCGTCTACCACATCACGTCGCATGTCGATATTGCCCTGGCAAACTCACTGCGCACGACCAACCATCAACACTGCGGGAATCCTTTGGCCCAGCAAGCCAAAGACCAGCTTTCCAGCATGTCCGGCAACTATCCCCATTTCTCCTGTCAGCAACTATGTGACGCCTCTGTCATGTAGTCCTCCTCATTCATCCACTCACCCGTCGGACGAGGGAAATGCGGGATGGACGCATAGTCATATTCCGCCCGCCCTTCCTTCTGGACGGTAGCAGCCAGTCCTCCCAGTCCCGAACCGCATACAATCGCCACTTTGGGCGCCTGCAGTCCCTCTGGGAGAGTACTTCGGAGGAAGGTCACGGCCTCATTGGCCCGGTCGAAGGAAGATATGTCTGCGTTGCTCATTGTGCTTgcgtgtctttttttttattcttccACCGCTCCACGAATAGAGTCTATCTCGATGCACAGAGTAAAGGAATAGAGAGAAGATCAGACGGAGATacaagaaggaaagaaaaaaaaaagtttccACGTGAAGGAGGGGAATAATTTGGTTGCAtgtgggggggaaaggcTGTTCTGATGCTGCGGAGAATCGACGTGCGGGCGAGTCTCATTGGCTCTCCGCTGCAGGGCCCGATGATATCCTCGTCTGGGCAAAAAGTATGTCGAGGGAGATTCATGGGGGATTTAAAAGTCGCCGGTCATGTCAGATTCGAGGAGGGTCTGAGTTCCAGGCTCAAGGGGTCGATAGTTTAGAAGTATCTACAGACACATCAATCAGCTGGAATTATCGGTCTACAGTTGACGTGAACCAGAAACCTCGGGGGAAAGTAGTCTACCAACTAGACCTATCTACTGAGAATATGTATACCCGAACCAAGTTCCAGATCGCATCGCCCAAGACCACATATCGCCCTGCTTATCAGGATCTCAATTGTGATGAAAAGACTATCTGTACCATTGAGCCAATATCcatgagaagagaaaaacacACTCGACTCACACGACCCCTGGAAGACGGTGATGGTGTAGCCGTGGGTGCAGAGACGGACCAAACATCGAACGGCAGCCGACAGCCGACACCTCAACTTGAAGGCGGTCAGTGTACATCACTTTCAACTCCGCGAAAAAAACCCGCACCGAACAGACCATATCACACGCCTCCAACCATGTTTTCCAGCACAACACGCTCCCTGATCGGGGCGAGCAAGCATTTGCGGGTATGCAAAGACATTGCAGTGCCTCTGGAATCCATCAATTCGTGCCGACTGACTCCATTACAGTTCCCAATCCCCATCCGCTCATTATCCACCCCGAGCCAGCCCAACGCGCCGCCGTCCACCGAGAAAACGACCGCTGCTCCCCAGACCAAGGCTGAGCCCACGCCCACATCGATACCCACATCTGCGGCGTAAGAGACCCTGCACACTTGGGACCATTCACATCATGTGCGGAGCAGAATAACCAACGAGCAACTTTGGTGGCCCATTTTAGTTCTACGCCCGTCGAAGCATCATC
This genomic window from Penicillium oxalicum strain HP7-1 chromosome III, whole genome shotgun sequence contains:
- a CDS encoding Transcriptional activator hap5, which gives rise to MDQTSQNAQQQARQQQQQQPVYDVRNGGHYGASAALSAQGYAPVAELYTGTWANVNQGLQGTARDILTTYWQHVINHLETDNHDYKIHQLPLARIKKVMKADPEVKMISAEAPILFAKGCDIFITELTMRAWIHAEDNKRRTLQRSDIAAALSKSDMFDFLIDIVPREEATSHAKRSSQAGAGGAGPAPGPGQMPPTQHSVPQHMGPADYGSLGQHGMSQEQEYRQQQAMYPGTVQQDPTGAYGQPQPQMFEGMYGYPHMPPQQVRTHHTALHTQFATPNANQAK
- a CDS encoding putative purine nucleoside phosphorylase, translating into MSNADISSFDRANEAVTFLRSTLPEGLQAPKVAIVCGSGLGGLAATVQKEGRAEYDYASIPHFPRPTGEMGIVAGHAGKLVFGLLGQRIPAVLMVGRAHFYEGHEMDKVTFPIRVFKQLGVDTVVLTNAAGGLNSEYNVGDIVLLNDHIFMAGLAGVHPLRGPNDEQFGVRFPPLSDAYDLELRRQVHQAWKDIIPAESTRKLHEGVYAFVSGPTYETRAESRMLRMLGADVVGMSTVPEIVVARHCGLRVLAFSLVTNNAVLAPVTRGDEQLLEGKDANQLNALIEEGKAGHEEVLEAGRNAALDMQKLVLQSLVKVFGTA